In the Haloarcula salinisoli genome, AACGGCAGCGTCGTCCAGCGGGACTCGTTGAACGGCTCGTCGGCGACCAGCTCGTTCACGCACTCCTTCGACGAGACGGCGCCCGTGCGAGCGGTGGTGTACGACACGCTCGGGAATCGGGGCAGTGCGACCCATCGCGTTTCGGTTGGGAGCGGGAGTATGGGTACCATTGGCACTGGCAGCTACAACCCTGAATGTCCCAACCAGCGGTGCGGTGCCGACAAGCGATACTCGTACGAGAACGGGAAGAAGATAATCGTCGATGGAGACAACGACGGCAAGGTCAAGACCTATATCGATGGTCAGCTCACCGCTATCGACACCGACGCGCCGAGCGTGAAAGAGAGACTAGGTGGCGGATATACAATTGAAGGTGGACCGGAAAGCGTCCAGGACAAGCATAAGACAGATATGAGAATAAACGATGAGGGGATAGCAGTGGAGGAACCGGACGTTCCCGGCTTTGGCGGAGGCTCGGACCTCCCCGGTATGGGCGATATCTCGGACCTCCCCGGTCTGGGCGACAACTCTCCCCTCTTCGACATCGGCCCTAGCCCCTCCGATGGCAATAACGAGGACGGAAACACGGACACCACCAACAACGACGAAGGCATCGGTGGCGGTTTCGCCGGTGGGTTGCTCTAATCTGAGTCGAGGTTCTCAGGTGTCCGTTTCAGACCAATAGTTTCTCAAAATTTATATGCTAATACAAAAAAGATAGTAATAAAACAAAGTGGACAATGCAGGGACTCACTAATACTACGACTCGACAGGCGCTACTCAGCGTTCTCCTGGCAACTCTCATCGTCACCTCAGGGTGTGCCGGGCTTCTCTCGGGCGAGGGCAACACTACGGAGACAGAAACCGCGACAGAGACAAGCACATCGGGACCTGCTCAGGAAGACGGAGAGAAGCGCACCAACAGCACTGACCTCCGCAGTATGTCTATTCCCGAGAACGGCAGTGTCAGCGCCGCTGGGGAGCTCGACCACGGCGACCCCAGCGACGGGAATAAATACTACGAGCCGGTGCAGGTCGCTGCCGTAGAGGGGCAAATGGTAAACATCACGGTCGAAGCCGAAAGCGGGAATCCGGGTATTCGAGCCGTCAATCCAGATGGCAACATCACAGAAATTGTTAGCAATGAAGAGGGTAAGAAGACTGGATTCTATGAGGCAACCATCACCCAGACCGGGGGCTACACCTTCGAGGTTACTTCAGTTGATCAAAACGCCACGTTCAATTATACGATGAATATCGAGCGTGTTCAAATAGAGGATGAGGAGGGTCTGCTCGAAGGTGATGCCCGCACGTGGAACGAGACGGAGCAGTACCTCTTTGCCGCCCAGAGCTATGGCATAGTGGTGAATCAGTACACCGATAAGGGGGATGTCCCTTATAACGTGAGCAAGGGCAACATAGCCGCGAATGCGACAGGGGACTACGCTGTCATCACCTATGAAATGCCAGCTGACTACAATTTCACCCAGCGAAACGAGCTGGATGTGGCGTTTCAGCTGTCTTACGAGGCGTTGCTCAACCAGTCTCGGCAGGGAGGCAATTCAGTCACAAATGAATCGTGGGTGCCAGAAATAATCTTTTTCAAAGGCGTCGATAACGAGACTGGTGAGCTCGTACGAACTACGTTCTACACAAGAGAGTGGGCCCGACAGTATGTCGATGGTGAGATTGGGAACACTGAATCCGGTGGTAATTACTACTCCACGGAAAAGTGGGGGCCGGCGAGTACGCTCTACACTGTGAGCGGATTCGAGACAGTCACAGTCGACGAGTTCCCGCAGACGTACTACAACTACACGGAAAGATTGCCGGGCAACACGACGCTGGCGGAGCGATACGGGCTGTAGTAGTCGTTTTTTGCGTCGGTTGTGTTCTTCGACAACCAGCACACTCACGCCGTTCGATACCGAGCCGCAACCTCACTGGTGACCGACCGCCGGCCAAATGAGGGACAAAGCCAAGAGCCAGCCGGATTTAGAGGGGGGTATGAGAGCGAAGCCGGAGTACCGCAATCGGGACGAGACGGAGGTTGTGGTACTCGACGCGCTCGCGGACCGCCACCAGGAGGGGATGACGGTGTTCGAGATTCGCTCGCGAGCCGACGTGACCATCGACCAGATCGAGGACGCGTTGGCCGCGCTGAAAGACGACGACCTCATCGTCGTCGAGAAGGACGAGGAACGGACCCTGATTCTGCCCGACGAGGACGTGGTGGGGCCGGAGACAAACGATGAAGACGTGTCGCTACTCGACAAACTCCGCGGCAAGTTGCCGTTCTAGAGCGGCGCCGCCGCGCAGTTGTTCGGGCCCAGTTCCAGCTCGAACGCGGTGTCGTCGTCGGCCGTATCGGTGCCCAGATTGATCGCGACGATGCGCTCGAAGTTGGCGGGCCGTGGGGGGATGTCGCCACAGAGACGCTCGACGAAGCGCTCGCGGTCGAGTGCGAGCGCCGGAAGCCGGTCCCGTAGCTCGCCGAGCCGAGCGGTGTAGGTGCCGTCGTCGGCCGGCTCGGTCGTCTCGCTGTGGTGGCCCGGCGCGACGAGCGTCTCGTCTGGCAGTTCGGCCAGTCGCTCGGTCAGAGTCTCGTAGAGCGTGCGTGCGAGGTCCGGGGCGCCCTCGTCGCCGGCCTCGAGGTCCGGGCGGGCGACGCTCTCGAGGAAGATGCTGTCGCCGGACAGTAGCGTGTCGCCGACGCGGAAGCCGGTCATCCCGGTGGTGTGGCCCGGCAGCGGGAGCGCATCGAGGGTGGTCGCGCCGACCGACAGCGAGCCGTCGGCGGGGAGCGCAGTCACGTCGAAGGTAACCCCGCGGTCGACGGCGGGGGCAGGGACGACCGGTTCGACGCCGTGGTCGGCGAGCTGGCGGAGGCCGCTGACGTGGTCGGCGTGGATGTGGGTGTCGACGGCATACGTCAGCGTCGCGTCGTGGGCGGCGGCGTCGGCGACGTAGCGGTCGGTAAAGGCCCGGAGCGGGTCGATGACGACGGCCTCGCCGTCGCTGACGACCAGGTAGGAGAGACAGCCCGACGCTGGGCGCTCGTACTGCAGGATGGTCGCCGCGTCGGTGGGCAGCTCGTGGGCGTCGTAGAGTCGCGCCCACCCCTCCATGCCGTCGGCGAGGTTCCGGGCGTCGACGCCGTGGTCGACGAGCAGGCCGGCGACGAAGGCACTGGCCTCGCCGCGGGCGCAGACGGCGGTGATAGGGCCCTCGCCTGCGACGGCATCGAGCAGGCCGTCGACGTCGCCGGTCACTTTCGCCTGCAGGAACTTCGCGAAGGGGAGCTGCGTCGCCGTCACTGTCGGGCCGTCGATGTGCCACGGCTCGAACTCGTCGCGGTCGCGGACGTCGAGCAGCCGGACGGTGTCGCCCGCGTCGAGCCGTTCTTTCAGCGTCGCCGCCGAGAGCGAGGGGTGCTCGGCTGGCGGGTCGGGTGGGTTCTCGGTCATACTGCACAGCAGGTGCCACTGGCCGATAAATCGGGCGGAGGATGTATGTCCGGAGCGGCCGTGTGTGGTGTATGGACGCCGCCGACACTATCGCGGCTGTCGAGGAGGCGACGACGACCGAGCGAACCCGAATCGGCTCGGACAAGGCGCTCATCGCTGCGACGGGCGCGAATCTCGAGGCCGACGCCGTCTGGACTGCTGCGGCGACCCGGGAGTCCGGTGTCGCCGACGCACTTGAGGGCTGGGCGGCCGACGCGACGGGCGGTGACGCTATCGCCGACGCGTTCGACCGGGCCGGGCGGGCGGCGCGCGACCGGGCGGAACGAATCGACGCGACGCCGGGCGAGCCCGACGCGCTCTCGTCACACCTCGATACCCTCGACGGGACTCCGGAGCGAGTCGGGGCGGGACTCGTCGCGGTTCCGCTCGTGCTCGACCGGTTCTATCTGCAGGTGGTGAGTTTCTTCGTCAACGAGGCCGACGAGGGCAGCGCCGACGTGGCTCGGGACCTCCGAAGCGGCGCGAGCGACTTCGGCCCGGCCCGCGACGCCCTCGCCGAACTCGATGAGTCCGGGCGCGAGCAGGCCCGAGACGCGGCTGCCGAGGCGATTACGGTCGTCTACGAGGAGTACGCGTCGGGGCTCGAATCGATGGGGCTGGACCCGAAGCCGGTGTGCTGATACTGGTGGCTGTACCAAAGTGACGTAATTCGCCACCCCGGGGTGGCGAATATCGTTACAAACGTACAGCCACCAGTATGAACGTCATTCGAGTCGGTAGGCCCCGACGCGGGTGGCCGCGTACAGAAAGCCCATCGTCCCAGCGACGGCCGCGAGCAGGACGGTCGCCGCGACCCCGCCCGCGAGCAGGCGTGGCCCGCCGACCGGAGCGGTGCCGAGCAGCGACAGCGTGGCGACGGTCCCGGGGGCCGCGACGATGCCGAGAACAGCGAGATAGCTCCCGAAGGCCAGTGCACTCGGGATAACGACTTCTCTGTCCCCGACGGTCGTTCCCCCGAACTTCGGGAAGACGACGCCCGCTGCGGCGGCGATGGCCGGGGCCGCGACTGCTGCCGACAGCGCCGTCGCGAGCGTCGCGGCGAGCGTGACGGGGGCCATCCCGCCGGCGATACCGACACCGACGACAAGCAGTGCCGTCGCGGTCACACCTGGGAGCGCGCCGGCGAGGACGAGGCCGGAGACGAACGCCCGGCCCGAGAGCTTCGCGGTCAGCGTCAGCGGGAGGACCCGCTCTTCCCCGCCGAGCGGATTGAGCGTGAACGCCGCGCCGGTCCCCGCCGCGCCAGCCAGCCCGACGAGCAGCGGGAGATTCGGCGGGACAGTCCCCTCGAGGATGACGCTCTCGAGCCTGAACGCGATCAGGAAGAACGGAGCGAAGGCGAACTGGACCGTAAAGGGCGCTCGCTTCGCACGGAGCCACGACTTCTGTGCGACCACGCGGGTTTCGGTCATGACCCGGTCCGCGAGCAGGCGGTCCGACAGCGTTCGTCCGGTCGCGTCGAAGACGTGGTCGGGCTGGATGGGGTCGCCGTACCAGACCCGCTCGGCCAGCCAGCCACAGGCGACGCTGGCGACCGCCAGCGCGCCGAGCAGCGCGGCGGCCGCGACACCGGCGGCGACGGGGTCACCACCGAGAGCCGGGACCGAAAGGAGCAGGATATCGCCGGTCCAGGCCAGCGGCGACCCGGCTGCTTCCCGGAGGAGTACAAGCCGGGCGCTGTTTTCATCCGTGGCCACGACCCAGCCTGTGAGGACGAGGAGCGACGCCACCGCGCCAAGTGCGGTCCGGTGGCGTGCCACGAACGCCGAGCGAGCGACGAGCAGCTTCACCGCGAGCCCGGCCGTGTAGCTCCCGACCGTCGCGAGCGTCGCCACGACGAGTGTCGTCACGACCACCGCGGCCCCGAGCAGCGGGCGCCCGCTCCCGAGAGTCACGCCGACGACGAGTGCGCTCAGTGGGAGCGCCAGAAGCGTGAGGACGCGACCGAGCTCGGCACCGACCAGTCCGACCAGCACGTCCTCGTAGGGGACAGTCGTCAACAGCCCGTCGGCCGCGTCGGGGTCGCCGTTCGTCTTGACCGTCCGCTGGAGTACGACGAACGAGATCGTTCCGGCGAGTCCGCCCAGCACCACCGTCGTCACGAACCGGACTGCCTCGGGACTGGTGCCTGTCAGTTCCGTCCCGCCGACGAACGCTGCGAGACCGATGGCGAGGCTGTACAGCGCCAGGAGCACCAGCCCGCCGGCCAGCAGGAGCAGGCCGCGGGTGCTGTCGATGAGTGTGCGCCACGTGCGGCGCAGCTCCAGACGCGCGATGCGAGCGCTTCGCCCGGGGTCCAGGCGGGTCATCGCTGTGCGTGGTCTTCGCTGGTGACGTCGAGGAACACGTCTTCCAGCGTGGTCCCGGTCTCGGCCCGGTTGGTCAGTTCCGCAGGCGCGCCCTCGGCCACGAGTTCGCCGTCGTAGAGCACGCCGACGGTGTCGGCCAGCTCCTCGACGACCGGGAGGATGTGCGTCGAGAGGAACACGGTCGTCTCCGCGGCGGCGACCTCGTCGATGGTGTTGCGAACGGTGCGGGCCGCTCTGGGGTCGAGCCCGCTCGTCGGCTCGTCCAGAAAGAGCACGTCGGGGTCGTGGAGGAGCGCCTGGACCAGGCCGAGCTTCTGTTTCATCCCCTTCGAGTAGGTCCCGACCCGGCGGTCGGCGTCCGCGGCGAGGTCGAACCGGGAGAGCAGCGCCTCCACCCGGTCCCAGTCCTCGTGACCGCGCAGCCCGGCGATGTACTCCAGTTGCTCGCGGCCGGTGAGTTCGTCGTACAGCGGCGGTTCCTCGGGGAGAAAGCCGATGTGTTCGACCACGGTCGCCCGGTCGCTGACGGGGTGGCCGGCGACGTGAGCGCTGCCCGCGGTCGGTTCGGTCAGCGTCGTCAGGATGCGGATGGTTGAGGTCTTTCCGGCCCCGTTGGGGCCGAGAAAGCCGAAGACGCTCCCCGACTCGACGGTGAGGTCGATGCCGTCGACGGCGACGGCGTCACCGTACCGTTTCTGCAGGCCGTCTGTTCGAATCGCAAGCGTCGGCGAGCTCACGTCCCGACTGGTGGTCGAAGCGTCAAATCGTTTGTCAATCGGCCCGTAGCTATATTATCCACCCGTGGGAACGCGAGAACATGACAGGGCACGGGGGCCCGACAGGTGCCCACGCAGAGAGCGAGCCCCTCCGCCGGGCGACCGCCATACTGGGCAAAAAATGGCACCCGGTGTTGCTCTATACGCTTCTGACTGACGGACCGCTTGGCTTTAACGACATGAAGGGCCGCATCGACGGTATCTCCGATAAGGTACTGTCCGAGGCACTGGACGACTTACAGGAGGCCGGGCTGGTCGTCCGCGACGTGGTCGAGGACAAACCCGTCCGGGTGAACTACTCGCTGACTCCCGCCGGGCGGGACCTCGAGCCCATCATCGAGGAGCTGCTGGAGTGGAGCCACGAGCACCTCACCGAGAGTCGCTAGTCGGCGAACTGACGATTCGGCGCCGCTCCAGACTTACTCCTCGTCGTCTATAACACCGAGAGACACAGTCTCTCGAGCAGTCGAATCCTACTCGGATTCGACGACTTCGATGCCGCGGTTGTTCACCGCCGACGCGTCCAGCCCGACCTCCTCGAGGAACTTCTTGTACTCGCGTTCGCACTGCTCGGCGTCCTTCTGGCGGTCGCTGGCGCGGTCACACAGCGCGACGAGGTCTTCGGGCACGTCGTTGCTGTAGACGATCCAGTGGTTGATGAGGTCCGAGAGCCGCCGGATTGGCGAGGTGAAGTGGCCGTATATCTCGAAGTTCAGCGCGTGGTGGCCGCCGAAGGGGTCGTTCATGTACTTCGCGCGGGGCATCACTTTCATCACAGCCCACTGAATCTTGTCGAGCTGGCGGCCCGGCGCTTCTTCGAGCGTGGCGTTGACGGCCTTTCGCGGGTCGTCCCACGCCGACCCCGGGATGGAGATGCCGTCGAGTTCCTGAATCTCGACCAGGGCCTCGTCCCACTCGTCGGGGCTGGGCTGTGGGTGGACCCGGTACATCGCCTCGACGCCGCGATTCCACATCAGCTCGTGGGTAACCGCTTTGTTCGCCTTCAGCATGCACTCCTCGATGATGGTGTGGGCGCGGTCTCTGGCCGGGTTCAGGACGAGCGAGCCCTCCTCCTTGCGCTGTTCGTGCAT is a window encoding:
- a CDS encoding PKD domain-containing protein; protein product: MRVGALLLLAAVLLFSTSGIAAAADNTAPMPEAGVDQTVPVNSTVYLDGTASTDPDGEIVNVAWTIETPSGKTMSPDCGDCNRTQFEATAVGQYTVTLTVTDDDGATRSDTLYVTTTNESGPDVSISGPTSTVSGSDVTFTANVSAEEASLQTLTWLVNGSVVQRDSLNGSSATSSFTHSFDETAPVRAVVYDTLGNRGSATHRVSVGSGSMGTIGTGSYNPECPNQRCGADKRYSYENGKKIIVDGDNDGKVKTYIDGQLTAIDTDAPSVKERLGGGYTIEGGPESVQDKHKTDMRINDEGIAVEEPDVPGFGGGSDLPGMGDISDLPGLGDNSPLFDIGPSPSDGNNEDGNTDTTNNDEGIGGGFAGGLL
- a CDS encoding DUF6432 family protein → MRAKPEYRNRDETEVVVLDALADRHQEGMTVFEIRSRADVTIDQIEDALAALKDDDLIVVEKDEERTLILPDEDVVGPETNDEDVSLLDKLRGKLPF
- a CDS encoding MBL fold metallo-hydrolase; translated protein: MTENPPDPPAEHPSLSAATLKERLDAGDTVRLLDVRDRDEFEPWHIDGPTVTATQLPFAKFLQAKVTGDVDGLLDAVAGEGPITAVCARGEASAFVAGLLVDHGVDARNLADGMEGWARLYDAHELPTDAATILQYERPASGCLSYLVVSDGEAVVIDPLRAFTDRYVADAAAHDATLTYAVDTHIHADHVSGLRQLADHGVEPVVPAPAVDRGVTFDVTALPADGSLSVGATTLDALPLPGHTTGMTGFRVGDTLLSGDSIFLESVARPDLEAGDEGAPDLARTLYETLTERLAELPDETLVAPGHHSETTEPADDGTYTARLGELRDRLPALALDRERFVERLCGDIPPRPANFERIVAINLGTDTADDDTAFELELGPNNCAAAPL
- a CDS encoding transcription antitermination protein, whose product is MDAADTIAAVEEATTTERTRIGSDKALIAATGANLEADAVWTAAATRESGVADALEGWAADATGGDAIADAFDRAGRAARDRAERIDATPGEPDALSSHLDTLDGTPERVGAGLVAVPLVLDRFYLQVVSFFVNEADEGSADVARDLRSGASDFGPARDALAELDESGREQARDAAAEAITVVYEEYASGLESMGLDPKPVC
- a CDS encoding ABC transporter ATP-binding protein yields the protein MSSPTLAIRTDGLQKRYGDAVAVDGIDLTVESGSVFGFLGPNGAGKTSTIRILTTLTEPTAGSAHVAGHPVSDRATVVEHIGFLPEEPPLYDELTGREQLEYIAGLRGHEDWDRVEALLSRFDLAADADRRVGTYSKGMKQKLGLVQALLHDPDVLFLDEPTSGLDPRAARTVRNTIDEVAAAETTVFLSTHILPVVEELADTVGVLYDGELVAEGAPAELTNRAETGTTLEDVFLDVTSEDHAQR
- a CDS encoding winged helix-turn-helix transcriptional regulator codes for the protein MTGHGGPTGAHAESEPLRRATAILGKKWHPVLLYTLLTDGPLGFNDMKGRIDGISDKVLSEALDDLQEAGLVVRDVVEDKPVRVNYSLTPAGRDLEPIIEELLEWSHEHLTESR